The DNA sequence AGGCGGAACTCGTCCGTGACCATCTTGGCCAGCGGGCTCTGCACCCACGCGCCGTCGTCGCCCTCGACCTTGGCGCGCGCCAGGCCCTTGGCGCCCATGGAGTTGACGTACTTCTCGAGTCCGTCGATGTCCTTGCGCGAGAAGCCGTGGCCATTGGGCACCACGATGGCCTTGAAGATCTCCTCGGGCAGGTCCTTGCGGTACGTGCCGTCCGCGAACTTCTGGGCCATGGGCTCCAGCATGCCGATGCCGCCGCCCTTGTGCGCGACCATGAGCTCGGTGAGGTCCACGTGCTCGAGCCCGAAGCGCATGTCCGGCTTGTCGTTGCCGAAGCGGCGCATGGACTCCTCGAACTTGAGGCGTGGGAAGGTGCCGTCCGGGTACCACTGCAGGAGGTCGATGCCGAGCACCTCCTTCCACAGGCGGAACACCAGGCCCTCGATCATCTTGAAGAGGTCGTCCTGGTTGATGAACGACATCTCCACGTCGATCTGCGTGAACTCGGGCTGGCGGTCGATGCGCAGGTCCTCGTCGCGGAAGCAGCGCACGATCTGGAAGTAGCGCTCGTAGCCCGCCACCATCAGCATCTGCTTGTACAGCTGCGGGCTCTCGGCCAGCGCGTAGAAGTGCGAGGGGTAGAGGCGCGAGGGGACCAGGAAGTTGCGCGCGCCGCCCGGCGTGTACTTCACCAGGAACGGCGTCTCGACCTCGAGGAACGCGTTGTCGTGGAAGTAGCTGCGCGTCTCGTGGTTGAGCTTGGAGCGCATGATCAGGTTGCGCTGCAGCTTGGGCCGGCGGAGGTCCAGGTAGCGGTACTCGAGGCGCTTGTCCTCGTTGGTCTTGATGCTGTCGTCGATCTCGAAGGGCGGGGTCTGCGCCTTGTTGAAGATGGTGACCTCCTTCGCGATCAGCTCGACGTCGCCGGTGGCGAGGCGGGCGTTGCGCAGGCTGGTGCCGTCTTCCTTGGTGCCGCGGTCGTTGACCACGCCACGGATGCCCAGGACCCACTCGCTGCGGGCGCGCTCGGCCTGCTTGAACGCCTCCGCCGGCGTGCGCTCCGGGTCGAACACCACCTGGGTGACGCCGTCGCGGTCGCGCAGGTCGATGAAGATGCAGCCCCCGTGGTCACGGCGGTTCTGGACCCAGCCGAACAGGATCGCCTCGGCGTTGATGTCGGTGTCGCGGAGGGCTCCGCAGGAATGGGTCCGCTTCAACTCATCGATAAAACGCGCCACGGTCTCTTGCTCCGAGAAAACAGGCGGCACCCTACCTGCAAGGCGCCGGACGTCAAGGGGCGCGGGCGCCGGGGCCGCTCGGAGGCGGCGCGGTGAACCTCGAGCTGCTGTACGAGCCGTGTGCGGGTCGTGGTTCCGCCCTCGCAGGCAACACGCTGACGCGGCAGCCCTGAGCGCGGTCCGCGTCGACACCCGTCCTCAGCGTGGGGCGCGCTCACCGAAGACGACGGCCACCGCGAGGTTGGAAGCGCGCCGGAGCCGCGAGCGCACCTCCGCGTGCCCCTCGAGCTCGTCGAGCGCGGCGTCGAGGTCCTTGAACGCGAGCCCCGGCACGCCCTCGACCGCACGCGCGACCCGGAACGCGTCGCTCTCGGCTCCGGGGACGAGCGCGCACAGCTCGGCCGCCGCCGCCTCGTCCCATGGTGAGAACTCGGGCGTTAGCATGCCCCACGGCGCGGGCGGCGTGGAACGCCAAACGACGCGGCGGGCTCCATAGCGACGCGGGAACCAGGGTCCCGCGTCGCTATGGACACGTCATGGCACGAAGACGGTGCTTCCGTGCGTGACCATGCCGACCCCCGGGTTGGTCACCACGAGGCTGTGGTCACCGGACGCGAAGCCGAACGGGACGAACCCATCGAGCTGCGTGGCCGACGTGCGCGTGATGCTGACGTCCATGCCCCCGAGGCTGAGCGTGACGTCCGGCGCGAAGTTGGTGCCCGTCACGGTGAAGGGGATGCCGGGCACCCAGGGCCCGCTGAGCGTTCCGTCGGGCGTGAGCTCCGTGATGGTCGGCATGGACGCGTCCAGCTCGCAGGTGTCCCCGTCGTAGGGTGCGGTGCAGCTACACGTGAACGACGCGTTGCGACTTGGCACACCGAATCACGGTGCGCAATCTTCGCACACCAGAACGAGAGACCACACGCGGCGGGATACCCGCCCGTCGAGCCCAGCCATCAGGTTGTGGCCAGAACGTCCGATAGTTCACCCCGGCCGTGGCGCGCGTTCAGCTCTCGGTGTGGAACAACGCCGGCAGGAAGTGCTCGAGGTTGCCCACCTCCTCCACGTTGTGGAGCAGCCACGCGCGCGCGTGGGCCTCGTCGAACGCCAGGCTGCGGATGGCCCGCTGCACGATCGACAGGCCACGTGGGAGGGCCGGCCCGACGGTGATCGCGTTCTCGTACCGGGTGCCGCCGGGCACGCGTCGCCATGAGTAGTCCATCGCGACGAGCCCCGAGATGCCGTGAAAGCGAGGACGGTGTGCGAAGCCCCCTTCGTCCAGCCGGACCACGTCGGTCCGGACGCACACGCGGTACCTCGGGTCACGCCCCAGCACCTCGTGGATCAGGAAGACCGAACCTACTCCGTCTCCCGCGGCTGGCGTCCGCAGGTAGCGGTGCTCGACGTGATCGCGCGGATGCCACACCCGGTAGCGGGGGTGGGTGTGTCCTTCGATCTCCACCGTGCCGCGCAGGTTCTGGAACCACCAGACCAGCATCTCTGGCGTCACCCCGTGCAGCACGTCGTGCACGATCGACGCGCGCATCCGGCC is a window from the Sandaracinaceae bacterium genome containing:
- the aspS gene encoding aspartate--tRNA ligase, with the protein product MARFIDELKRTHSCGALRDTDINAEAILFGWVQNRRDHGGCIFIDLRDRDGVTQVVFDPERTPAEAFKQAERARSEWVLGIRGVVNDRGTKEDGTSLRNARLATGDVELIAKEVTIFNKAQTPPFEIDDSIKTNEDKRLEYRYLDLRRPKLQRNLIMRSKLNHETRSYFHDNAFLEVETPFLVKYTPGGARNFLVPSRLYPSHFYALAESPQLYKQMLMVAGYERYFQIVRCFRDEDLRIDRQPEFTQIDVEMSFINQDDLFKMIEGLVFRLWKEVLGIDLLQWYPDGTFPRLKFEESMRRFGNDKPDMRFGLEHVDLTELMVAHKGGGIGMLEPMAQKFADGTYRKDLPEEIFKAIVVPNGHGFSRKDIDGLEKYVNSMGAKGLARAKVEGDDGAWVQSPLAKMVTDEFRLAVNAAVGAKDGDLILFQFGPEARVNAVMANLRIHLGKLLKLIPETGSAGQWNLLWVVDPPLFEREEGGWAAAHHVFTRPHDECVELLDKDPGKVLCHRYDLVLNGFEIGGGSIRLHDPEVQKKVFAAIGLSDEEAQEKFGFLLDALTYGAPPHGGIAVGMDRIAMLAAETESIRDVIAFPKTQRANDLLTKAPTVVTAEQLLEVHLKTIEPS
- a CDS encoding IPT/TIG domain-containing protein, which gives rise to MPSRNASFTCSCTAPYDGDTCELDASMPTITELTPDGTLSGPWVPGIPFTVTGTNFAPDVTLSLGGMDVSITRTSATQLDGFVPFGFASGDHSLVVTNPGVGMVTHGSTVFVP